A genomic stretch from Bordetella sp. N includes:
- a CDS encoding HlyD family secretion protein, which produces MKNILRLRATALVFVATFTLTGCLDDSVAAEPYGKPTLDGHEIVAVARGRIDVEGGLAVLSPAASGTVTAVMVKEGDLVRKGQLLLTQDDAPAMAATGVASAELALANERLLAGEKRLPDLRRSLNQYRIAAREGAAQGQEVDQANERLQSALSDVAVAKAEVAVAQKRLDQASTEVRSFELRALEDGVVTAVFAQRGSNLAAGAGAVALMPNRPLVVRVEVNAAYVNAVRVGMRAIVQGESGSADGADAFPAAHLVRLSPVYGDGRQDEDTERGPVRVVKGTLAFDGSARALVGQTVRVNFYE; this is translated from the coding sequence ATGAAAAACATTCTTCGCCTTCGAGCGACGGCGCTGGTGTTCGTCGCGACTTTCACGCTGACCGGCTGCCTGGACGACAGTGTCGCGGCCGAGCCTTACGGCAAGCCGACCCTGGACGGCCATGAAATCGTGGCGGTCGCCCGCGGCAGGATCGATGTTGAAGGTGGGCTCGCCGTCCTGTCGCCCGCCGCGTCCGGCACCGTCACGGCCGTGATGGTCAAGGAAGGAGATCTGGTCCGCAAAGGCCAACTGCTGCTGACGCAGGACGACGCCCCCGCGATGGCGGCCACCGGGGTCGCGAGCGCCGAGCTGGCGCTGGCGAACGAAAGACTGCTGGCTGGTGAGAAGCGCTTGCCCGATCTGCGCCGCAGCCTGAACCAATACAGGATCGCCGCGCGCGAGGGTGCTGCCCAGGGTCAGGAAGTCGACCAGGCCAATGAACGCCTGCAGTCCGCGCTTTCCGACGTGGCGGTCGCCAAAGCGGAAGTCGCCGTCGCCCAAAAGCGCCTGGATCAGGCCTCCACCGAGGTCCGTTCGTTCGAATTGCGCGCGCTCGAAGACGGTGTGGTGACGGCGGTCTTCGCGCAAAGAGGATCGAACCTGGCGGCAGGCGCGGGCGCCGTGGCGCTGATGCCCAACCGCCCGCTGGTCGTGCGAGTCGAAGTGAACGCCGCCTATGTCAACGCCGTGCGGGTAGGCATGCGGGCGATCGTGCAGGGCGAGTCCGGATCGGCCGACGGCGCTGATGCTTTCCCTGCGGCACATCTGGTTCGGCTGAGCCCGGTGTACGGCGACGGACGTCAGGACGAAGACACGGAGCGCGGTCCCGTGCGTGTTGTGAAAGGAACCCTGGCCTTCGATGGTTCGGCTCGGGCTTTGGTGGGTCAAACGGTAAGGGTGAACTTCTATGAATGA
- a CDS encoding ABC transporter ATP-binding protein has protein sequence MSSDFDPKTGAGPSAPTLQAVGLCRSFKAGESYVHVLRGLNVAVHAGELTLVSGPSGCGKSTLLSLLSGLQLPDGGQVRAYGQDLAAMNAKAREQFRLKHTGFVFQGFNLFPALTSVEQVQLPLGYMGMKKAESRELAMEALRDVSMSHRASMRPAQLSGGEKQRVAIARAIAKRPKLLFADEPTSALDAANGQRVIELLHRFANQHNATVLCVSHDPRLIRHADRVVAMEDGAVRTDERRSGNQSGTPVPGEKS, from the coding sequence ATGTCCAGCGATTTCGATCCAAAGACCGGGGCCGGGCCTTCCGCGCCAACCTTGCAGGCCGTCGGCTTGTGCCGGTCGTTCAAGGCAGGCGAGTCCTACGTGCATGTCCTGCGCGGCTTGAATGTCGCCGTGCATGCGGGTGAGTTGACGCTCGTCTCGGGGCCATCCGGATGCGGGAAAAGCACCTTGCTGTCGCTGCTCTCCGGCCTGCAGCTGCCGGACGGCGGCCAGGTGAGGGCCTACGGCCAGGACCTGGCCGCGATGAATGCCAAAGCGCGGGAGCAGTTCCGATTGAAGCACACGGGCTTCGTGTTCCAGGGATTCAATCTCTTCCCCGCGCTGACTTCAGTGGAACAAGTGCAGCTGCCGCTTGGCTATATGGGAATGAAAAAGGCGGAAAGCCGTGAGCTCGCCATGGAAGCTCTGCGGGATGTGAGCATGTCGCATCGGGCATCGATGCGGCCGGCTCAGCTTTCCGGCGGCGAGAAACAAAGAGTGGCGATAGCAAGAGCCATCGCGAAGCGGCCGAAACTGCTGTTCGCCGACGAGCCAACCAGCGCGCTGGACGCGGCGAACGGGCAGCGGGTCATCGAGCTGCTGCACCGCTTCGCGAACCAACACAACGCAACCGTACTGTGCGTCAGCCACGATCCCCGCCTGATCAGGCATGCGGACCGTGTCGTCGCAATGGAAGACGGCGCCGTACGTACCGACGAGCGCAGGTCAGGAAACCAATCAGGCACCCCCGTGCCGGGAGAAAAATCATGA
- a CDS encoding ABC transporter permease, with translation MIALARKTIIHEWRRFLPVILSVGFAGVLLAVQAALVLGIFGTAALYVNASSADLWAGYPGTQSVSHGRQVSADAEFRLRMDPEVTAVEAYQWVDGDWVSDSIRSAGVPVYVSGISTAADALMFSTVLPADLRRRLREPGAVIVDKADLGTLGVTVGGRAWINRQQVHVVGVLPGLRGLGGTNVLSSWETARTIAGSDARDGSTYYVASLADPSRAPIVRQRMADIDPGFGRLEVWTARDFALRSQLQWLLETGAGVAVLFMALIVTLVGAIITNQSLSSIVSASAREYATLNALGASRGALARVVLVQACILGGLGLVLASVVSTILLALAAFYQVPVAMTPIVGLGCAALVAILALLSSVMACRSLMRTDPSILLR, from the coding sequence ATGATCGCTCTCGCACGAAAAACCATCATTCACGAATGGCGCCGGTTTCTGCCCGTCATCCTGTCCGTGGGCTTCGCGGGCGTGCTGTTGGCCGTGCAGGCGGCCCTGGTGCTCGGCATCTTCGGCACGGCGGCCCTGTATGTCAACGCGTCATCCGCGGACCTGTGGGCGGGCTATCCCGGAACCCAAAGCGTCAGCCACGGCCGCCAGGTCAGCGCGGACGCCGAGTTCAGGCTGCGCATGGACCCCGAGGTTACCGCGGTTGAAGCGTACCAGTGGGTGGACGGGGACTGGGTCTCGGATTCGATCCGATCCGCCGGCGTTCCTGTTTACGTGTCGGGAATCTCCACTGCCGCCGACGCCTTGATGTTCTCGACGGTGTTACCGGCCGACCTTCGCAGGCGCTTGCGCGAACCTGGCGCGGTGATCGTGGACAAGGCCGACCTTGGCACGCTGGGCGTCACCGTCGGCGGGCGTGCCTGGATCAACAGACAACAGGTGCATGTGGTGGGCGTCCTGCCCGGGCTGCGCGGCTTGGGCGGGACCAACGTGCTGTCCTCATGGGAAACGGCGCGGACGATAGCCGGTTCCGACGCGCGCGACGGCAGCACCTATTACGTGGCGTCCCTGGCCGATCCCAGCCGCGCTCCCATCGTGCGCCAAAGAATGGCGGACATCGACCCGGGTTTCGGCCGCCTCGAAGTCTGGACCGCGCGCGATTTCGCCCTGCGCTCGCAATTGCAGTGGCTGCTGGAAACGGGCGCTGGTGTAGCCGTTCTGTTCATGGCGCTGATCGTCACGCTGGTCGGCGCGATCATCACGAACCAGTCGCTGTCATCCATCGTGTCGGCCTCCGCCCGTGAATACGCGACGCTCAACGCGCTGGGCGCCAGCCGCGGCGCCCTGGCTCGGGTCGTCCTGGTGCAGGCATGCATCCTGGGCGGGCTGGGGCTGGTGCTGGCGTCGGTGGTCAGCACGATCCTGCTGGCGCTTGCCGCCTTCTATCAGGTGCCGGTGGCGATGACGCCCATCGTGGGCTTGGGCTGCGCCGCGCTGGTGGCCATTCTCGCGCTGTTGTCCAGCGTGATGGCATGCCGCAGCCTGATGCGCACCGATCCCTCCATTCTTCTTCGCTAA
- a CDS encoding TolC family protein — MILTNHITPHSVGFFCANARRAYLQKTTAFIKPPHGLHVHATTSPQASAIESKWTDGCPDGPSSALMSEKQRSFRYAGGALLLATFLSGCVALPTPTLPADVPDTWAQQPGAQGPSVDLRSWWTAFNDSTLNALVDEALQRNLDIAQAEKLLEAERQLSGRQGSSYLPVVSAGGRPVQDASGRHSFFHASIDASWELDLFGGGESEERLGAAEVGGAEAKQQGIRVAVVAGVVRNYLDMTVANWQLANLQKISALDQRAAHLAKVRSDTRLANADEITNASLRLQQGQAEIAAMRQTAAQHARALALLLGRAAPDAAWATAATPPDLAAFRLQQVPADLLRSRPDVREAEAEVLAAAARVGIARAALYPRLSLAGTILYSHNITTNRSANNNYLPSIGPVISIPLFDWGRLRAEVKAGEKRMDASLLGYRKAVMSGASEVEGALSTYQIEQDRVAALTNANQVLSRKRDMQRRRSELGISSAFESIDDEQRSLETSSDLTLARASRSLAFIALYKALGGAPLTPVTEEKP; from the coding sequence ATGATTCTCACGAATCACATCACGCCTCACTCTGTCGGATTTTTCTGCGCGAACGCGCGCCGCGCTTACCTGCAAAAGACCACCGCGTTCATCAAGCCTCCACATGGCCTGCATGTCCACGCAACGACCAGCCCTCAAGCTTCGGCCATCGAATCGAAATGGACAGACGGATGCCCTGACGGGCCCTCGAGTGCGCTTATGTCGGAAAAACAAAGATCTTTCAGGTACGCCGGTGGCGCGCTGTTGCTTGCGACTTTTCTGAGTGGCTGTGTCGCCCTTCCAACACCCACATTGCCGGCGGACGTGCCCGACACCTGGGCGCAGCAGCCCGGCGCCCAGGGGCCTTCCGTGGACCTGCGGTCGTGGTGGACCGCCTTCAATGATTCCACCCTGAACGCGCTGGTGGATGAGGCTTTACAGAGAAACCTCGACATCGCCCAGGCCGAGAAGCTGCTCGAAGCGGAGCGACAACTGTCAGGTCGACAGGGCTCCAGTTATCTGCCCGTCGTGTCCGCGGGCGGGCGTCCGGTGCAGGATGCCTCGGGCAGGCATTCATTCTTCCATGCCAGCATCGACGCGTCCTGGGAGCTGGATCTCTTCGGTGGCGGTGAAAGCGAAGAGCGGCTTGGCGCGGCGGAAGTCGGCGGCGCCGAAGCGAAGCAGCAAGGCATTCGGGTGGCGGTCGTGGCGGGTGTCGTGCGCAACTACCTCGACATGACGGTGGCGAACTGGCAGCTGGCCAATCTGCAGAAAATATCCGCCCTAGATCAGCGCGCGGCGCACCTGGCAAAAGTCCGCAGCGATACGCGTCTTGCCAACGCGGATGAAATCACCAACGCATCCTTGCGACTGCAACAGGGGCAGGCGGAAATCGCGGCGATGCGGCAGACGGCCGCGCAGCATGCACGCGCGCTTGCGCTTCTGCTTGGCAGAGCGGCGCCCGATGCGGCGTGGGCCACGGCCGCCACCCCGCCGGACCTGGCCGCATTCCGCTTGCAGCAGGTGCCCGCGGATCTGCTGCGCTCGCGTCCGGATGTGCGCGAAGCCGAAGCGGAAGTGCTTGCCGCTGCCGCGCGCGTCGGTATCGCAAGAGCCGCGCTCTACCCCCGCCTGAGCCTGGCGGGAACGATTCTGTATTCGCACAACATCACGACGAATCGAAGCGCCAACAATAACTACCTGCCTTCCATCGGTCCGGTGATCTCGATTCCGCTGTTTGATTGGGGACGGCTGCGGGCCGAAGTGAAGGCAGGTGAGAAGCGCATGGACGCGTCCTTGCTGGGCTACCGCAAGGCCGTCATGAGCGGCGCGTCCGAAGTCGAGGGCGCTTTGTCCACGTATCAGATCGAGCAGGATCGTGTCGCCGCGCTGACCAACGCCAACCAGGTGTTGAGCCGCAAGCGGGACATGCAGCGCCGCCGCTCCGAGTTGGGAATATCCAGCGCGTTCGAGTCTATCGATGACGAACAGCGATCCCTGGAGACGTCGTCCGACCTGACGCTGGCCCGGGCTTCGCGATCACTTGCGTTCATCGCGCTCTACAAGGCACTGGGTGGCGCTCCGCTCACGCCAGTCACGGAGGAAAAGCCATGA
- a CDS encoding response regulator: MSVTRSNSLVLIVEDELDIFEVVKAYVEREGFSVVGATDGASALTLHGQLKPDLVLLDVQLPIKDGWQVLAELRTRSQTPVIMLTALDQDADKLLGLRIGADDYIEKPFNPAEVAARVRAVLRRSQMSGSSHKAELLRVGPFTVDIESHEALVDVAGEPHPLPLTPTEFNLLSRLMKFPRKVFSRDDLLVTCLPEGETMERTVDSHISKLRRKLQDHGITGFPEGVRGIGYRLGVRQ, encoded by the coding sequence ATGAGCGTGACCAGATCCAATTCCTTGGTCCTGATCGTCGAAGACGAACTGGATATTTTTGAAGTCGTGAAAGCCTATGTGGAGCGCGAAGGTTTCAGCGTCGTCGGCGCGACCGACGGCGCATCCGCGTTGACACTGCATGGACAACTCAAGCCCGACCTGGTGCTGCTGGACGTGCAGCTGCCGATCAAGGATGGATGGCAGGTGCTTGCGGAATTGAGAACCCGCAGCCAGACACCCGTCATCATGTTGACCGCCCTGGATCAGGACGCCGACAAGCTGCTGGGGCTGCGCATCGGTGCCGACGACTACATCGAGAAGCCTTTCAATCCTGCCGAAGTCGCGGCGCGAGTTCGCGCCGTCCTGCGGCGCTCACAGATGTCCGGCAGCTCACACAAAGCGGAGCTGCTGCGCGTGGGTCCGTTCACCGTCGACATCGAGAGCCACGAAGCATTGGTCGATGTCGCCGGCGAGCCGCATCCCCTGCCGCTAACGCCCACTGAGTTCAATCTTCTGAGCCGCCTGATGAAATTTCCGCGCAAGGTATTTTCGCGCGATGACTTGCTCGTTACCTGCCTGCCCGAAGGCGAGACGATGGAGCGAACGGTGGACAGTCACATCAGCAAGCTGCGCAGGAAACTGCAAGACCATGGAATCACCGGTTTCCCGGAAGGTGTCCGGGGCATTGGATATCGCCTGGGTGTCAGGCAATGA
- a CDS encoding ATP-binding protein encodes MIAASSLRGHLALSLIGLAIGISTMTLTGASVFYGLLLYQTQGVPPSLTEWLPDKFELVWAIAATVVSVFIAVVSAVRLAQKFLIPLGSVAANLRVVAQGDLSARAVDGLGSPLEISQLVQDFNSMAETLQRMANQRAVWNATIAHELRTPVTILQGRLQALNDGVFSASPQEFRRLLSHVEGLTQLIEDLRSVALAESSQLALGMRCVEASREISLVLESYQPRLASAGLTLETQLTEQVVECDPIRLRQVVIALLENAVQHAAPGNVRVSTVVEEGRLYRVRVEDNGPGVSEELATDIFEAFYRCTRTGASPTGGSGLGLAVVRAIVLAHGGTVICVPSSLGGAAFDLRFPLLAHESAAT; translated from the coding sequence ATGATTGCCGCAAGCAGTCTGCGCGGACACTTGGCGCTGTCGCTGATCGGGCTGGCCATCGGCATCAGCACCATGACGCTGACGGGCGCCAGCGTTTTCTACGGACTGCTGCTGTATCAGACTCAAGGGGTTCCCCCATCGCTGACGGAGTGGTTGCCCGACAAATTCGAGTTGGTGTGGGCCATCGCGGCGACCGTGGTTTCGGTATTCATTGCCGTGGTCAGCGCGGTTCGCCTTGCCCAGAAATTTCTTATCCCGCTCGGCTCCGTGGCGGCGAACCTTCGAGTGGTGGCGCAAGGCGACCTGAGCGCACGCGCCGTGGACGGACTGGGATCCCCGCTCGAAATCTCCCAGCTTGTACAAGACTTCAACTCCATGGCCGAGACGCTGCAGCGCATGGCCAACCAGCGCGCGGTCTGGAATGCGACGATCGCCCATGAGCTGCGCACGCCCGTCACGATTCTGCAGGGACGGCTGCAGGCGCTGAACGACGGCGTGTTCTCCGCCAGCCCGCAGGAGTTCCGTCGGCTCCTGTCCCATGTGGAGGGGCTGACTCAATTGATCGAAGATCTGCGGTCGGTGGCGCTGGCAGAAAGCTCCCAGCTGGCGCTCGGTATGAGATGCGTTGAAGCGTCGCGCGAGATCTCGCTGGTCCTCGAGTCCTATCAGCCGCGACTGGCTTCGGCCGGCCTGACTCTTGAGACGCAACTGACCGAACAGGTGGTCGAGTGCGACCCGATCCGCCTGCGGCAGGTCGTGATCGCGCTGCTGGAGAACGCCGTTCAGCACGCCGCGCCGGGGAATGTAAGGGTCAGCACCGTGGTCGAAGAGGGGCGTCTGTACCGGGTCCGGGTCGAAGACAATGGACCGGGGGTGTCGGAGGAGCTGGCGACGGACATCTTTGAAGCGTTCTACCGCTGTACGCGAACAGGAGCGTCCCCGACGGGTGGCAGCGGACTGGGCCTGGCGGTGGTTCGCGCGATCGTCCTGGCGCATGGAGGAACGGTCATCTGCGTGCCCAGCTCGCTGGGGGGCGCCGCCTTCGACCTGCGGTTTCCGCTCCTGGCCCACGAGAGCGCGGCCACCTGA
- a CDS encoding DNA-binding transcriptional regulator, whose protein sequence is MNKATPSGHSARWLASRISEARTQVGLPQAEFADLLGVSVRTLQDWEQGRRNPSGAARTLLQVAILHPETLRDLPPWHAAEPA, encoded by the coding sequence ATGAATAAAGCAACCCCATCGGGGCATTCCGCCCGATGGCTGGCATCACGCATCAGCGAAGCCCGTACCCAAGTGGGCCTGCCCCAAGCCGAATTCGCCGATTTGCTCGGCGTGAGCGTCCGAACGCTGCAGGATTGGGAACAAGGCCGACGCAACCCTTCCGGCGCGGCAAGAACCCTGCTGCAGGTGGCCATCCTCCATCCGGAAACCTTGCGCGACCTGCCCCCCTGGCATGCGGCCGAGCCAGCCTGA
- the rimO gene encoding 30S ribosomal protein S12 methylthiotransferase RimO, whose product MGGAGNGNSGGSSGNGGQSGRTPRVGFVSLGCPKALVDSERILTQLRTEGYEVTPSYNDADVVVVNTCGFIDSAKAESLDAIGEAIAENGKVIVTGCMGVEEAVIRNVHPSVLAVTGPQQYEQVVRAVHSAAPPKADHNPYLDLVPPQGVKLTPRHYAYLKISEGCNHRCSFCIIPSMRGDLVSRPVGDVLNEAERLVKAGVKELLVISQDTSAYGVDVKYRSGFWNGRPVKTRMTELCSALSDLGVWTRLHYVYPYPHVDEVIPLMTEGKILPYLDIPFQHASPRVLKLMKRPAFEDKTMARIKRWREACPDLTIRSTFIVGFPGETEEDFQYLLDWMTEAQLDRVGCFQYSPVDGAPANALEGHVPDEVKQERWERFMAHQQAISAQRLQAKVGREIDVLIDEVDEDGAIGRSSADAPEIDGSVYIASDRDLKPGDMVRAVVTDADEYDLWADEIDTPRA is encoded by the coding sequence ATCGGTGGCGCCGGTAACGGCAATAGCGGCGGTAGCAGCGGCAACGGTGGCCAGAGCGGCCGCACGCCCCGCGTCGGTTTCGTCAGCCTGGGCTGTCCGAAGGCGCTCGTGGACTCCGAGCGCATCCTCACGCAGCTGCGCACCGAAGGCTATGAAGTCACGCCTTCCTACAACGACGCCGACGTCGTGGTGGTCAACACCTGTGGCTTCATCGACAGCGCCAAGGCGGAATCGCTGGACGCCATCGGCGAGGCCATCGCCGAAAACGGCAAGGTCATCGTGACGGGCTGCATGGGCGTGGAAGAAGCGGTCATCCGCAACGTGCACCCCAGCGTGCTGGCCGTGACCGGCCCGCAGCAGTACGAACAGGTGGTGCGCGCCGTGCACAGCGCCGCCCCGCCCAAGGCCGACCACAATCCCTACCTGGACCTGGTGCCGCCGCAAGGCGTCAAGCTGACGCCGCGCCACTACGCCTACCTGAAGATTTCCGAGGGCTGTAATCACCGCTGCAGCTTCTGCATCATCCCGTCCATGCGCGGCGACCTGGTCAGCCGCCCGGTCGGCGACGTGTTGAACGAAGCCGAACGCCTGGTCAAGGCCGGCGTCAAGGAACTGCTGGTCATTTCGCAGGACACCAGCGCCTACGGCGTCGACGTCAAGTATCGCAGCGGCTTCTGGAACGGCCGCCCGGTAAAGACCCGCATGACCGAACTGTGCTCGGCCCTGTCGGACCTGGGCGTGTGGACGCGCCTGCACTACGTCTACCCCTACCCGCACGTCGACGAAGTCATCCCGCTGATGACCGAAGGCAAGATCCTGCCGTACCTGGACATCCCCTTCCAGCACGCCAGCCCGCGCGTCCTCAAGCTGATGAAGCGCCCGGCCTTCGAAGACAAGACGATGGCGCGCATCAAGCGCTGGCGCGAAGCCTGTCCGGACCTGACGATCCGCTCCACCTTCATCGTCGGCTTCCCTGGGGAAACCGAAGAAGACTTCCAGTACCTGCTGGACTGGATGACCGAAGCGCAGCTGGACCGCGTGGGCTGTTTCCAATATTCGCCGGTGGACGGCGCGCCCGCCAACGCACTGGAAGGCCATGTGCCCGATGAGGTGAAGCAGGAACGTTGGGAACGCTTCATGGCGCACCAACAGGCGATTTCCGCCCAGCGCCTGCAAGCCAAGGTCGGCCGCGAGATCGACGTGCTGATCGATGAAGTCGACGAAGACGGCGCCATCGGCCGCAGCAGTGCCGACGCCCCCGAAATCGACGGCAGCGTCTACATCGCGTCGGACCGCGACCTGAAGCCCGGCGACATGGTGCGCGCGGTGGTTACCGACGCGGATGAGTACGATCTGTGGGCTGACGAGATCGACACGCCGCGGGCGTAA
- a CDS encoding bacterioferritin, translating to MDMPTRSADTSKFNMDVDAIRKKARKDIEDGAVTDSYQADRETVLKLLNEALATEVVCVLRYKRHYFMARGMNAEPVAAEFAEHATEEQQHADSLAERIVQLGGAPDLNPDRLSKLSHSEYVEANTLEDMIKENLIAERIAIDSYKQMVQYIGDKDPTTRRLLEQILAVEEEHADDLSDFLG from the coding sequence ATGGATATGCCTACCCGTTCGGCCGATACGAGCAAATTCAACATGGACGTCGACGCCATACGCAAGAAGGCCCGCAAGGACATCGAAGACGGTGCGGTCACCGACAGCTACCAAGCAGATCGGGAAACCGTGCTCAAGTTGCTCAATGAAGCGCTGGCCACCGAAGTGGTCTGTGTGCTGCGCTACAAGCGCCACTATTTCATGGCTCGCGGCATGAATGCCGAGCCCGTGGCCGCGGAATTCGCCGAGCACGCGACAGAAGAGCAGCAGCACGCCGACAGCCTGGCCGAGCGCATCGTGCAGCTGGGTGGCGCCCCCGACCTGAATCCGGACCGCCTGAGCAAGCTCAGCCATTCGGAGTATGTCGAGGCCAACACCCTGGAAGACATGATCAAGGAGAACCTGATCGCCGAGCGTATCGCCATCGACAGCTACAAGCAGATGGTGCAGTACATCGGCGACAAGGATCCGACCACGCGCCGTCTGCTGGAGCAGATCCTGGCGGTCGAGGAAGAACACGCCGACGATCTGTCGGACTTCCTGGGCTGA
- a CDS encoding TIGR00730 family Rossman fold protein, whose amino-acid sequence MALENICVYLGSNSGRQPVYVEQAAAFGRELARRNLGLVYGGARAGTMGVLADAVLAAGGRVIGVIPEALVAKEMAHAGLTEQHIVGSMHERKTMMVQRADGFVALPGGAGTFEEIFETWTWAQLGMHKKPCGLLNIAGFYDKLAQFLDHARDEAFMRPEHRAMLMVDSDPGKLLERFEEYHAPTVSKWISKGEH is encoded by the coding sequence ATGGCACTTGAAAATATCTGCGTGTACCTGGGCTCCAATTCGGGCCGGCAACCTGTCTATGTGGAACAAGCCGCGGCCTTCGGCCGGGAACTGGCCAGACGCAACCTTGGCCTGGTGTATGGCGGCGCGCGCGCGGGCACCATGGGCGTGCTGGCTGACGCCGTCCTGGCCGCGGGTGGCCGCGTCATCGGGGTGATCCCGGAAGCGCTGGTGGCCAAGGAGATGGCCCATGCGGGACTGACCGAACAACACATCGTCGGTTCCATGCATGAACGCAAGACCATGATGGTGCAGCGGGCCGACGGCTTCGTCGCCCTGCCCGGCGGCGCCGGCACGTTCGAGGAAATCTTCGAGACCTGGACCTGGGCGCAGCTGGGCATGCACAAGAAACCTTGCGGCCTGCTCAATATCGCCGGCTTCTACGACAAGCTGGCCCAGTTCCTCGACCATGCCCGCGACGAAGCCTTCATGCGTCCGGAACATCGCGCGATGCTGATGGTTGACAGCGATCCGGGCAAATTGCTGGAACGCTTCGAGGAATACCACGCACCCACTGTCTCGAAATGGATCAGCAAAGGAGAGCATTGA
- a CDS encoding pyridoxamine 5'-phosphate oxidase family protein, protein MKIDAAHRIGDLETLAALYGQPSEASLLKETPYIHPHYRAFIEAAPFMALATSGPRGLDVSPRGDPAGFVTIDDEHTLLLPDRRGNNRVDSLRNVIADPRVALLFLVPGVGETLRVNGRAEISVDPALLARFEVDGKPPRSVLVVHVETVFFQCSRALVRSRLWDPATQIERSALPSTGKIISDISKNGFDGEAYDKALPDRVQQTLY, encoded by the coding sequence ATGAAAATCGATGCCGCCCACCGCATCGGCGACCTGGAGACCCTGGCCGCCTTGTATGGTCAGCCCAGCGAGGCGTCCCTGCTCAAGGAAACGCCTTATATCCACCCGCATTACCGCGCGTTCATTGAAGCCGCGCCTTTCATGGCCCTGGCGACCAGCGGGCCCAGAGGCCTGGACGTTTCGCCGCGCGGCGATCCGGCCGGCTTTGTCACCATAGACGATGAACATACCTTGCTGCTGCCGGACCGGCGTGGCAACAATCGCGTCGACAGCCTGCGCAATGTCATCGCGGATCCGCGCGTGGCGCTGCTGTTTCTGGTGCCTGGTGTGGGCGAGACCCTGCGCGTGAATGGCCGCGCGGAGATCAGCGTGGATCCCGCGCTGCTGGCCCGCTTCGAAGTGGATGGCAAGCCGCCGCGGTCAGTGCTGGTGGTGCATGTGGAAACCGTGTTCTTCCAGTGCTCGCGGGCGCTGGTGCGTTCACGCCTGTGGGATCCGGCCACGCAGATCGAACGCAGTGCGCTGCCCAGCACGGGCAAGATCATCAGCGATATCAGCAAGAACGGCTTCGACGGCGAAGCCTACGATAAAGCGCTGCCGGACCGGGTCCAGCAAACCCTGTATTAG
- the fmt gene encoding methionyl-tRNA formyltransferase, with the protein MRVVFAGTPEFARLALDAILAAGHEVPLVLTQPDRPAGRGLKLTPSPVKQAALAAGIPVAQPRSLRLDGRYPDEAAQAREQLLAAAPDVMVVAAYGLILPAWVLQLPTAGCLNIHASLLPRWRGAAPIQRAIEAGDERTGVTIMQMDEGLDTGDMLLVLPVDIGADQNAAELHDALADAGAKAIVEALATLPTLRRERQPEEGVTYAAKLDKAEAPLDFTQTAALLARRVRAFNPVPGATARLPGLDDPIKVWRACALPADQPAVVPGTVLHAGPEGVDIATADGILRLLEVQKAGGKRQPIDVFVRGWQP; encoded by the coding sequence ATGCGCGTTGTCTTCGCCGGTACGCCGGAATTCGCCCGCCTGGCGCTGGACGCCATCCTGGCCGCCGGCCATGAAGTTCCCCTGGTGCTGACCCAGCCCGACCGTCCGGCCGGACGCGGGCTCAAGCTCACCCCCAGCCCTGTCAAGCAGGCCGCCCTGGCCGCCGGCATCCCGGTGGCCCAGCCGCGCAGCCTGCGCCTGGACGGACGCTATCCCGACGAAGCGGCGCAAGCGCGCGAGCAGTTGCTGGCCGCGGCGCCGGACGTGATGGTGGTGGCCGCCTACGGCCTGATCCTGCCGGCCTGGGTGCTGCAATTGCCCACCGCCGGGTGCCTGAACATCCACGCCAGCCTGCTGCCGCGCTGGCGCGGCGCGGCGCCCATCCAGCGAGCCATCGAGGCTGGCGACGAGCGCACCGGCGTCACCATCATGCAGATGGACGAAGGCCTGGATACGGGCGACATGCTGCTGGTGCTGCCGGTGGACATCGGCGCGGATCAGAACGCGGCTGAATTGCATGACGCGCTGGCGGATGCCGGCGCGAAGGCCATCGTCGAGGCCCTGGCCACGCTGCCCACGCTGCGGCGCGAGCGGCAGCCCGAAGAGGGCGTGACGTACGCGGCCAAGCTGGACAAGGCCGAGGCGCCGCTGGATTTCACGCAGACGGCGGCGTTGCTGGCGCGCCGGGTGCGCGCCTTCAATCCGGTCCCGGGCGCGACGGCGCGCCTGCCTGGCCTGGACGATCCGATCAAAGTCTGGCGCGCTTGCGCCTTGCCGGCGGACCAGCCGGCGGTCGTGCCCGGCACCGTGCTGCATGCCGGGCCGGAAGGCGTGGACATCGCCACTGCCGACGGCATCCTGCGCTTGCTGGAAGTCCAGAAAGCTGGCGGCAAGCGCCAGCCTATCGACGTCTTCGTGCGCGGCTGGCAGCCCTGA